From a region of the Methanoculleus receptaculi genome:
- a CDS encoding 50S ribosomal protein L16: MVRKPARMYRNLAKKAYTRREYMGGVPGSKVVQFDMGNLSENYPVELSIIVDEACQIRHTALEAVRISINRRLVKDVGRANFRLKLRTYPHHVLRENKQATGAGADRVSEGMRLAFGKPVGTAARVRAGQKIFSVWTSPQFAEKAKASLKGGTYKLPAPARIIEERVQTA, translated from the coding sequence ATGGTACGAAAACCAGCGAGGATGTATCGGAATCTCGCAAAGAAAGCATATACACGCAGGGAATACATGGGCGGCGTGCCTGGCAGCAAGGTGGTGCAGTTTGATATGGGCAACCTATCCGAGAACTATCCGGTCGAACTCTCCATCATCGTCGACGAGGCCTGTCAGATCCGGCACACGGCGCTCGAAGCCGTCCGTATCAGCATCAACCGGCGGCTGGTCAAGGATGTCGGGAGGGCGAACTTCCGGCTGAAACTGCGGACATACCCCCACCACGTCCTGCGCGAGAACAAGCAGGCAACCGGCGCAGGAGCCGACCGTGTCTCGGAAGGTATGCGCCTCGCCTTCGGCAAACCCGTCGGGACGGCGGCACGGGTGAGGGCAGGCCAGAAGATCTTCTCCGTCTGGACGAGCCCGCAGTTTGCCGAGAAGGCCAAGGCCTCACTCAAGGGCGGAACCTACAAACTCCCGGCCCCTGCAAGAATCATCGAAGAGCGGGTTCAGACGGCATAA